A part of Pantoea vagans genomic DNA contains:
- a CDS encoding glycosyltransferase family 2 protein, whose product MSARQRLSVVMIAKNEAELLPDCLASVSWADEIIVLDSGSSDDSVEIATQAGAQVYKSDDWQGYGIQRQRAQHYATGDMILMIDADERVSPELRAAIEQVLVAPPSRTVYSLGRSNLFLGRFMRHSGWYPDRVMRLYPRTFHYNDNLVHESLQSDGAPVVALPGDLEHLTCRDLIAFQRKQLAYAEAWATERHQRGKRCGLFSVFSHTLGAFVKTLLLRAGFLDGKQGWILAVVNAQYTFNKYSALWALNHASAKGRV is encoded by the coding sequence ATGTCAGCACGCCAGCGTCTTTCTGTGGTGATGATCGCCAAAAATGAAGCGGAGCTGCTGCCGGATTGTCTGGCCTCAGTCAGCTGGGCCGACGAAATTATTGTGCTGGATTCTGGTAGTAGTGACGACAGTGTTGAGATCGCCACGCAGGCCGGGGCGCAGGTCTATAAAAGTGATGACTGGCAGGGCTATGGCATCCAGCGCCAGCGTGCGCAGCACTATGCCACCGGCGATATGATTCTGATGATCGATGCGGATGAGCGCGTTTCACCCGAACTGCGCGCCGCGATTGAGCAGGTGCTGGTCGCCCCACCCAGCCGCACGGTTTACAGCCTGGGCCGCAGTAATCTGTTCCTCGGCCGCTTTATGCGCCACAGTGGCTGGTATCCCGACCGCGTGATGCGTCTCTATCCACGCACCTTCCATTACAATGACAATCTGGTGCATGAATCACTGCAGAGTGACGGTGCGCCGGTGGTGGCGTTGCCTGGCGATCTGGAACATCTGACCTGCCGCGATTTAATCGCCTTTCAGCGCAAACAACTGGCCTATGCCGAAGCCTGGGCCACAGAACGTCACCAGCGCGGTAAGCGTTGCGGTCTCTTTTCTGTGTTCAGCCATACGCTTGGTGCGTTTGTTAAGACGTTGCTGCTGCGTGCCGGTTTTCTCGACGGTAAGCAGGGCTGGATTCTGGCGGTGGTCAACGCGCAATATACCTTCAATAAATATTCAGCCCTCTGGGCGCTGAATCACGCTTCGGCAAAAGGGCGAGTATGA
- the coaBC gene encoding bifunctional phosphopantothenoylcysteine decarboxylase/phosphopantothenate--cysteine ligase CoaBC, translating into MMGLAGKKILLGVSGGIAAYKAPELVRRLRDRGADVRVMMTEGAKAFITPLSLQAVSGYPVFDDLLDPAAEAAMGHIELAKWADLIVLAPATADLIARITAGMANDLVTTAVLATASPVAVVPAMNQQMYRAAVTQYNLQTLHERGVLIWGPDSGSQACGDIGPGRMLDPLVIVDHAVQWAAPVNDLQHLNIMITAGPTREALDPVRYISNHSSGKMGFAIAAAAARRGAQVTLVSGPVSLAAPAGVRRIDVTSALEMQAAVMSEIDKQHIFIASAAVADYRAADIAADKIKKQGGDDNVTLNLVKNPDIVAGVAALQENRPFVVGFAAETQNVEEYARQKRVRKNLDLICANDVAKAGQGFNSDTNALHLFWQDGEKRLPLSDKSLLGQQLIDEIVSRYDEKNRR; encoded by the coding sequence ATGATGGGATTAGCCGGCAAAAAAATTCTTCTTGGCGTGAGCGGCGGTATCGCCGCTTATAAAGCACCTGAGCTGGTGCGTCGCCTGCGCGACCGCGGCGCTGATGTCCGCGTAATGATGACGGAGGGGGCAAAGGCCTTTATTACTCCGCTCAGCCTGCAGGCCGTTTCAGGCTATCCGGTGTTTGACGATCTGCTTGATCCGGCAGCGGAAGCGGCGATGGGTCATATTGAACTGGCAAAATGGGCCGACCTGATTGTGCTGGCACCGGCCACTGCCGACCTGATTGCCCGAATCACTGCCGGTATGGCAAACGATCTGGTGACTACCGCCGTCTTAGCGACGGCCTCACCCGTGGCGGTAGTGCCCGCTATGAATCAGCAGATGTATCGTGCGGCGGTAACCCAGTACAACCTGCAGACGCTGCATGAGCGTGGCGTGCTGATCTGGGGGCCGGACAGCGGCAGCCAGGCCTGCGGTGATATCGGGCCGGGCCGGATGCTTGACCCGCTGGTGATTGTTGACCATGCGGTGCAGTGGGCTGCGCCCGTCAACGATCTGCAACATCTTAACATTATGATAACCGCCGGTCCAACCCGCGAGGCCCTGGACCCGGTGCGCTACATCTCGAATCACAGCTCCGGCAAAATGGGCTTTGCGATTGCCGCCGCTGCTGCCAGGCGCGGCGCACAGGTAACGCTGGTCAGTGGTCCGGTCAGCCTGGCGGCACCAGCGGGTGTGCGGCGCATTGATGTTACCAGCGCGCTGGAGATGCAGGCCGCTGTTATGAGCGAGATAGATAAACAACATATTTTCATTGCAAGCGCAGCCGTGGCAGACTACCGGGCAGCCGATATTGCGGCCGATAAAATCAAGAAACAGGGCGGCGATGATAACGTCACGCTGAACCTGGTAAAGAATCCCGATATTGTTGCCGGGGTCGCCGCACTTCAGGAAAACCGGCCATTTGTGGTTGGATTTGCTGCTGAAACACAGAATGTGGAAGAATATGCCCGGCAAAAACGGGTGCGCAAGAATCTGGACCTGATCTGCGCTAACGATGTCGCTAAAGCCGGACAGGGATTTAATAGCGACACCAATGCTCTTCACCTTTTTTGGCAGGATGGAGAAAAACGCTTACCGCTCAGCGATAAGTCTCTCCTTGGCCAACAATTAATAGACGAGATTGTCAGCCGTTATGATGAAAAAAATAGACGTTAA
- the waaA gene encoding lipid IV(A) 3-deoxy-D-manno-octulosonic acid transferase — translation MTTIYTALLYFIQPLIWLRLWLRGRKAPAYRKRWAERYGYCVGKVKPDGIVLHSVSVGETLAAIPLVRALRHRYPTLPITVTTMTPTGSERAQSAFGKDVHHVYLPYDLPGSINRFLDTVNPRLVIIMETELWPNIIRILHQRNIPLVIANARLSARSAKGYRKLGKFMRQLLQSITLIAAQNTEDGDRFLSLGLKRSQLAITGSLKFDISVTPELAARAVTLRRQWAPRRPVWIATSTHEGEEAIVLDTHRRLLQTFPDLLLILVPRHPERFNDARELTQERGFSFILRSSGEIPSGSTQVVIGDSMGELMLLYGIADLAFVGGSLVERGGHNPLEPAAHALPVLMGPYIWNFKDICSKLQEGQGLITVTDVISLEKEVTNLLQDDDYRRYYGRHAVDVLHQNQGALQRLLQLLEPHLPPRAH, via the coding sequence ATGACGACCATTTACACCGCATTGCTCTACTTCATTCAGCCACTGATCTGGCTGCGCCTGTGGCTGCGCGGTCGTAAAGCGCCTGCCTATCGCAAACGCTGGGCAGAACGCTATGGCTATTGTGTCGGCAAAGTGAAGCCTGACGGCATTGTGCTGCACTCGGTCTCTGTGGGTGAAACGCTGGCCGCGATTCCGCTGGTGCGCGCACTGCGTCATCGTTACCCGACCCTGCCGATTACCGTCACCACCATGACGCCAACCGGCTCTGAGCGGGCGCAATCTGCTTTTGGCAAAGATGTGCACCACGTCTATCTGCCTTATGATCTGCCAGGTTCGATTAATCGTTTTCTGGATACGGTTAATCCACGGCTGGTGATCATCATGGAAACGGAGCTGTGGCCGAACATTATCCGCATTCTGCACCAGCGTAACATTCCGCTGGTGATCGCCAATGCCCGCCTCTCGGCCCGCTCCGCCAAAGGCTATCGCAAGCTGGGTAAATTTATGCGCCAGCTGTTGCAGAGCATCACGCTGATTGCGGCACAGAATACGGAAGATGGCGACCGCTTCCTGAGTCTGGGCCTGAAACGTTCACAGCTGGCGATTACCGGCAGCCTGAAGTTTGATATCTCCGTGACGCCAGAACTGGCCGCCAGAGCGGTAACACTGCGTCGCCAGTGGGCGCCGCGTCGCCCGGTGTGGATTGCCACCAGCACGCACGAAGGCGAAGAGGCCATCGTGCTGGATACCCATCGTCGCCTGCTGCAGACGTTTCCGGATCTGCTGCTGATTCTGGTTCCCCGCCATCCTGAACGCTTTAACGATGCGCGCGAACTGACGCAGGAACGCGGCTTCAGCTTTATCCTGCGCAGCAGCGGTGAGATCCCTTCGGGTTCCACGCAGGTGGTCATCGGCGACTCAATGGGTGAACTGATGCTGCTTTACGGCATCGCCGATCTGGCGTTTGTCGGCGGCAGCCTGGTTGAGCGGGGCGGACACAACCCGCTCGAACCCGCTGCCCATGCCCTTCCGGTGCTGATGGGGCCTTACATCTGGAACTTCAAAGATATCTGCAGCAAGTTGCAGGAAGGCCAGGGTCTGATCACCGTCACCGACGTCATTTCGCTCGAAAAAGAGGTCACCAACCTGTTACAGGATGATGATTACCGCCGTTATTACGGACGCCATGCGGTAGACGTACTGCACCAGAACCAGGGTGCACTTCAGCGTCTGCTACAGTTACTCGAACCGCATCTGCCACCACGGGCCCACTAA
- the rpmG gene encoding 50S ribosomal protein L33 produces MAKGIREKIKLVSSAGTGHFYTTTKNKRTKPEKLELKKFDPVVRQHVIYKEAKIK; encoded by the coding sequence ATGGCTAAAGGTATTCGTGAGAAGATCAAGCTGGTTTCCTCTGCTGGTACAGGTCACTTCTATACCACCACGAAGAACAAACGTACTAAACCAGAGAAGCTGGAACTGAAAAAGTTCGATCCGGTTGTACGTCAGCATGTGATCTACAAAGAAGCTAAAATTAAGTAA
- a CDS encoding glycosyltransferase family 4 protein has protein sequence MSKLRLAIVRQKYRPDGGAERFISRALEALGSEKLDLNIITRSWQGTPNPDWHLHICNPAKLGRVSRERGFARAARACWEREKFDIVQSHERIAGCDIFRAGDGVHRVWLEQRARIVSSWQRLSATLSSYHRYVLQAEAEMFNSPTLKAVICNSEMVKRDILRCFSLDAGKIHVIHNAIDASRFQPATEATRRASRQQLSLPDAATVLIYVGSGFERKGLKAAIQALAASDRYLIVVGQDKQLQRYQQLANQLHCLDRLRFIGVQQDVQPFYHAADGLLLPTLYDPFPNVVLEAMACGLPVITSTGCGGAEFITAGQEGFVCDALDINGLNQAINAIPALSVDSRMGDAARRKIEPYGPQRLAQALTSLYQQVVSSN, from the coding sequence CTGGAGGCGCTGGGCAGCGAAAAGCTCGATCTCAATATCATTACCCGCAGCTGGCAGGGCACGCCTAATCCTGACTGGCATCTGCATATCTGTAATCCGGCAAAGCTGGGTCGGGTATCGCGTGAGCGCGGGTTTGCCCGGGCAGCACGCGCCTGCTGGGAGCGCGAAAAGTTTGATATTGTACAAAGCCATGAGCGCATCGCCGGCTGTGACATTTTCCGTGCGGGTGATGGCGTGCATCGCGTGTGGCTGGAACAGCGTGCCCGCATCGTCTCATCCTGGCAACGGCTGAGCGCGACGCTTAGTTCTTACCATCGCTATGTTCTGCAGGCGGAAGCGGAGATGTTTAACTCTCCGACGCTGAAAGCAGTGATCTGTAATTCAGAGATGGTAAAGCGCGATATCCTGCGCTGCTTTTCGCTCGACGCCGGAAAAATCCACGTTATTCATAACGCTATTGATGCCAGCCGTTTCCAGCCCGCTACAGAAGCAACCCGTCGCGCCTCCCGACAGCAGCTATCACTGCCCGATGCCGCGACCGTACTGATTTATGTCGGCTCCGGCTTTGAGCGCAAGGGACTGAAAGCCGCAATTCAGGCGCTGGCCGCCAGCGATCGCTATCTGATTGTGGTGGGCCAGGATAAACAATTACAACGTTATCAGCAGCTGGCAAACCAGCTTCACTGCCTGGACCGGCTGCGCTTTATCGGCGTGCAGCAGGATGTGCAGCCGTTCTATCACGCGGCGGATGGCCTGTTGCTGCCCACGCTCTATGATCCCTTTCCGAATGTGGTGCTGGAGGCGATGGCCTGCGGATTACCGGTAATTACCAGCACCGGTTGCGGTGGCGCAGAATTTATTACCGCTGGTCAGGAAGGCTTCGTCTGTGATGCCCTGGATATCAATGGCTTAAATCAGGCCATTAACGCCATACCGGCGCTTTCCGTCGATTCACGAATGGGTGACGCAGCGCGACGTAAAATTGAGCCTTATGGTCCACAACGGCTGGCGCAGGCGCTGACTTCGCTTTATCAGCAGGTAGTGAGTAGCAACTGA
- the radC gene encoding RadC family protein produces the protein MKIKGPREKLQKLGAHSLSDTELLAIFLRTGSPGQNVLELAGQMLEGFGSLYQLMTSDKAAICKIKGVGDAKLAQLHAIAELAKRFFASKLARESVMENPQITRQYLQSLLAHQEREIFMALFLDNQHRVLRAQNMFSGSINSVEVHPREIVREALKLNAAALILAHNHPSGMAEPSRADREVTHKVSEACQLLDIRLLDHLVIGHGEYVSFAERGWL, from the coding sequence ATGAAAATTAAGGGACCACGGGAAAAACTGCAAAAACTGGGTGCGCATTCGCTCAGCGATACCGAACTGCTGGCCATCTTTCTCCGCACCGGCTCGCCGGGGCAGAACGTCCTTGAGCTGGCCGGGCAGATGCTGGAGGGATTTGGCTCGCTTTATCAGCTCATGACGTCAGACAAAGCGGCAATTTGCAAAATTAAAGGTGTCGGTGATGCCAAGCTGGCGCAACTGCACGCGATTGCCGAACTGGCGAAGCGCTTTTTCGCCAGTAAGCTGGCGCGCGAAAGCGTGATGGAAAATCCACAGATTACACGCCAGTATCTGCAAAGTCTGTTAGCCCACCAGGAACGGGAGATCTTTATGGCCCTGTTTCTGGATAATCAGCATCGGGTGCTGCGGGCACAGAATATGTTCTCTGGCTCCATTAATAGCGTGGAAGTTCACCCCCGCGAGATCGTCCGGGAAGCGCTGAAGCTCAACGCAGCCGCCCTGATACTGGCGCATAATCATCCGTCGGGGATGGCGGAACCGAGCCGAGCTGACCGTGAAGTGACCCATAAAGTCAGCGAAGCCTGTCAGCTACTCGACATCCGTCTGCTCGATCATCTGGTGATTGGCCATGGCGAATATGTCTCCTTTGCTGAGCGGGGATGGCTCTGA
- the coaD gene encoding pantetheine-phosphate adenylyltransferase: MTTKAIYPGTFDPVTLGHLDIVTRAAQMFDKVILAIAASPSKKPMFSLDERVALAGQVVAHLPNVEVIGFSDLMANFARDQQANVLVRGLRAVSDFEYEMQLAQMNRHLLPTLESVFLMPSEGFSFISSSLVKEVARHSGDVSAFLPAPVHQALLAKLA, from the coding sequence ATGACCACTAAAGCCATCTATCCCGGTACGTTTGATCCTGTAACGCTCGGTCATCTCGACATCGTGACGCGGGCAGCGCAGATGTTTGATAAGGTGATTCTGGCCATTGCTGCCAGCCCCAGTAAAAAACCGATGTTCAGCCTGGATGAGCGCGTGGCGCTGGCCGGTCAGGTGGTGGCCCATCTGCCGAACGTTGAGGTGATCGGCTTCAGCGACCTGATGGCAAATTTCGCCCGTGACCAGCAGGCGAATGTGCTGGTCCGTGGCTTGCGTGCGGTGTCAGACTTTGAATATGAAATGCAGCTGGCGCAGATGAATCGTCACCTGCTGCCAACGCTGGAGAGTGTGTTCCTGATGCCGTCTGAAGGCTTCTCGTTTATCTCCTCTTCACTGGTCAAAGAGGTGGCGCGTCACAGCGGCGATGTTTCCGCCTTTCTGCCCGCGCCCGTGCATCAGGCACTGCTGGCTAAACTGGCTTAA
- the mutM gene encoding bifunctional DNA-formamidopyrimidine glycosylase/DNA-(apurinic or apyrimidinic site) lyase — translation MPELPEVETSRRGIEPHLVGETILHAVVRNSRLRWPVSQEILALSDQPVLSVQRRAKYLLLELPHGWIIIHLGMSGSLRVLSEELPAAKHDHVDLVMSNGKVLRYTDPRRFGAWLWSSDLAGSSVLAHLGPEPLSEQFDGAYLFDKSRGKRTLIKQWLMDNKVVVGVGNIYASESLFTAGILPDRAAGSLSQAEAELLVNTIKAVLLRSIEQGGTTLRDFLQTDGKPGYFAQQLQVYGRAGEPCRACGTPIISGRHGQRSTYWCPNCQH, via the coding sequence ATGCCAGAGTTGCCAGAGGTTGAGACCAGCCGCCGCGGTATCGAGCCGCATTTGGTCGGTGAAACCATTCTTCACGCCGTGGTGCGTAATTCACGTCTGCGCTGGCCTGTTTCGCAGGAGATCCTGGCGCTAAGCGATCAGCCGGTGCTCAGCGTGCAGCGTCGGGCGAAATATCTGCTGCTGGAGTTGCCACATGGCTGGATTATTATCCACCTGGGCATGTCGGGCAGCCTGCGGGTGCTTTCCGAAGAGTTGCCCGCCGCGAAGCATGATCATGTTGATTTAGTGATGAGCAACGGCAAAGTACTTCGTTACACCGATCCGCGCCGCTTTGGTGCCTGGCTCTGGAGCAGCGATCTGGCGGGCAGTAGCGTGCTGGCACACCTTGGCCCTGAGCCGCTTAGCGAGCAGTTTGACGGGGCTTACCTGTTTGATAAGTCACGCGGCAAACGGACGCTCATCAAGCAGTGGCTGATGGATAACAAAGTGGTGGTAGGCGTGGGCAACATCTACGCCAGTGAGTCATTGTTTACCGCCGGGATCCTTCCCGATCGTGCTGCCGGTAGTCTGTCGCAGGCTGAAGCGGAGCTGCTGGTCAACACCATCAAAGCGGTATTGTTACGTTCGATTGAGCAGGGCGGTACTACGCTGCGTGACTTTTTACAGACCGACGGCAAGCCTGGCTATTTTGCCCAGCAGTTGCAGGTTTATGGCCGGGCCGGTGAACCCTGCCGGGCATGTGGTACGCCGATTATCAGCGGCAGGCACGGGCAGCGCAGCACCTACTGGTGCCCCAACTGCCAGCATTAA
- the rpmB gene encoding 50S ribosomal protein L28 produces the protein MSRVCQVTGKRPVTGNNRSHAMNATKRRFLPNLHSHRFWVESEKRFVTLRVSVKGMRIIDKKGIDTVLSDMRARGEKY, from the coding sequence ATGTCACGAGTCTGCCAGGTAACTGGAAAGCGTCCGGTAACGGGTAACAACCGTTCCCACGCAATGAACGCGACGAAACGCCGTTTCCTTCCGAACCTGCACTCACACCGTTTTTGGGTTGAGAGCGAGAAGCGCTTCGTTACTCTGCGTGTATCTGTTAAAGGTATGCGCATTATTGATAAAAAGGGCATTGATACGGTTTTATCCGACATGCGTGCCCGTGGTGAGAAGTACTAA